The genome window CCTCTGCTTGATTTGTGCTGCTCTAACAACAAGCAAATCTGATGAGCAACGGTTTGCGGATGTTCTACCATTGCCAAATGTCCGCAGTGGGGAATTTCTATCACATTATTGCCACAGGCTTGAAAGAGGGGATGAAAGCTAGCTAAATGGCGGACATACTTAGGCTCCATGATTTGATCTTTGTCACCCGTAATAAAATATACGGGTTGCTGTAATTGGGATACAACTTTTGGCAACAGGTTAATTTCTGCTTCAGTTGTCGAATCTAGTAAAGATCCTAAAGCAGCTTCAGGATGAGCAATAACAAAATCGATCAATCGTTGACGTCCCCAAGCGGGTGCGATCGCTTGAACAACATTAGCACGAGTAAACAACAAATCTAGCAAAGGCAAATAGCACAACCAACGCGGACGATATTTAATGAGTCGCGAACCCCAACTCCGAAATTGGTCAAACGCTTCTTTAAGATAAATCCCACCACCAGCGTTCACACAAATGACTCCCTTAATACGGTCTGGTAACTGCTGGGCTGCCCACAGGGCGATACTACCACCCAATGAATGACCAATTAACCAAGCACTAGTAATGTTGAGTTTTTCGAGGAGAACAACTAAGTCTTGGGCATATGCAGCAGCTGTGTAGCAAGAATAGGGAACTAAATTTGAGATATTTTCTTGAGGTGGCGATTCGCGACTAACATGATTTATTTGAGACTGACCAAAACCACGCAGATCGTAAGCAAGACACTGAAAGTCTGAGGATAATTGCTCAATAATAGGCTGCCAGTATCCACGGCTTAACAGCCAACCGTGGATAAAGACCAAAGCGTGTGAAGAACCTGCGATTGGAGTCGTTAGCTCGTAAGCGTGTGGAACTCCCAGGATTTCAATGGTTGCCATGTTTATATCCTATCCTGAACGCCCCTTACTAAACTGAAGTTTTCTATAAAAGAGTTGTAATTTCTACATAGCTTCATGCATCTCTCAAAGAAGTGAAGATGAGGTTATTAACCCTGTTTTTCTGTCCTAGATGCAGTAACTCAAAGGAAAAACAGTATGATTCCTCTCAAATACGATTCAGCTTTGTAGGGAAAAATGCTACATTTGGGAATAGCTAGTTTCTCACACAGTACCTGGCTTAATTCTGTTCAAAGCTCTCAAACACATTTAACATTTATGAGCATTAGCACTAAATGAATTCGTTTGAGAGTGCCAGATGTATGGCACAGAAAGTGTTACCTAACACAAAAAGCAGAAAAGTGTCAGACTAGTTGGTGCAACTTTAATCATACTTATTTAGCCGAACCACGCTGGCATGGGTTTTTGGAAAAGCTGGTTTAGCGGTTCTGAGTTAACCGCTGGTACCAAAACGACCGCAGATGAGGAGTACGCCATTGCAACTGCAAGTGTTGCTCCAAGTAGCGATCGCCCAGAAAAATCTGGCGAAGGCGATCGCATTATTTTTAGTAGCGAACGTGAAATTGACTTGTACGAACTTGAGGAACTTTGTGATGCGGTTGGTTGGTCGCGTCGTCCGTTGCGCAAGGTAAAAAAAGCCATGCAGCACAGTTTCTTGGTTGCCTCAATGTGGGAAGTTCGCGGTACTCAACGAAGACTGATTGGTTTTGCTCGCGCAACTTCAGATCATGCCTTTAATGCAACAATTTGGGACGTTGTTGTTCACCCATCCTTTCAAGGTAAAGGCTTGGGCAAAGCCCTGATGAAATACACGATCAAAAAACTCAGAAGTGAAGACATCAGCAACATTACATTATTTGCCGATCCTCACGTTGTGGATTTTTATCGTAGCTTAGGATTTATGTCTGATCCTGAAGGTATCAAAGGCATGTTTTGGTACCCCAGCTAAGCGTATTGAAAATTAAATCGTAAAAACTAGCCCCGCTATGCTATACTAGCTAGGGCACAACTCAAATTACGGGATGTAGCGCAGCTTGGTAGCGCGCCTGCTTTGGGAGCAGGATGTCGCAGGTTCAAATCCTGTCATCCCGATACATAACAATATCAATATAATTTCATTGAGCTTTCTTGAAAAATTGCTTACATTTCTGTCAGGCGGAACGATCTGATCGTCGGCAACGTCTGGCTTGGTTATTATCAATTACTCGCTCAATAAGCAAAGCGAGTGGCAAAGCGCTAACATAACAAAAATTACTGCAGCGCGTTTACAAACCAGATACTTTGTCATAATCTATTGGGCGATTAATGCCAGGAGCAGTTATGAAATCAATTTTTCGTTGGGGCGCAGCTTTAGGAATTCTAGGAAGCGCCATCATGGGTTCTACCCTTACAGGTAATCTACGGGCACTAGCTTTGCCGCAAGAGCAAATTTTGCAAAAATTGGGTTCTGTCCCTGTCTTCACTATCACTGACAGCCAAGGTGCTCCTCTTGTCGCAACTCCTCCTCAGAACGCACAAAATCAAAATCAACAAGCTCAAAGTCCAGTCGCTGGCGTTTTTATTAGCCAAAAAGATGCCCAAGCGTTTGTGAACAATCTTAAGAAAACAAATCCACAGCTAGGGAATACAGTAAGAGTTGTCCCTGTGCCACTAGGAGAGGTATATAAACTTGAACAAGCCAACCAAAATCAACCAAATTCATTAGATATTGCTTACATACCCGCAAAACAGCAATTTGATGCGGCTTTAACTCTTTTGCGACAAGGTGGTAGTAACTCAGAGTTACGTAAAGCATGCGAACAAAACAAAAGACAGTTAGAAGATTGTGTAGGAACTCCGCTATTCGTCGCGCGAGCCGGAAAAGAAAGGGGCTACTTGACGATGAAGATTAACCGCCCCCAAGCAAATAACCAGCAAGCAGAAGTTGAAGTTATTCCTTTCTACTTCAATAAAGAAGAATTACAAGGAATGCTCGACCGTTTTAAAAAGCAGCAACCTGAGTTAGCCTCTACGGTTGATATCCAAGTCCTCAATTTAGAAGGAATGTTAGAAATTCTGAAAACTCGCAACGACGAGGGCGTACAGCAAATTGTCCTCGTTCCACCCCAAGAGTCGATTCAGTACGTGCGATCGCTCCAACAACCTGCCGCAGGTGGTCAAAATCAAGCTCAACCCCAGCGTCCAGCACCGCAACAAGCAGCGCCCCAGCGCCGTTAATCTATGAGTCAATTGTCTTGGAAACTTTGCGAGAGCGGAGGAACCCCCGCACGCAAGTTTCCGCTGCTAACATCTGGTTTAGCGCTTTGGCAATGGCGTAGTGCTGCTCAAAAAGCAGCGCTCGCTGCTAATGTGCCTGTCACAGAAGTAGATTGGTTACTGCAAGAAGTCGCCGGATTAGATCGTCTCTCCTTACGCTTAGAATCGTTCAAAAACCTGCCACAGATTCCACTTCAATTATCACTAGAAGAGTTAGAGGATTTATGGCAACGCCGCATCAATGAACACTTACCAGTGCAATACATTACAGGAGTGACACCGTGGCGACATTTTAAGCTGGCGGTTTCCCCTGCCGTATTAATTCCCCGTCCTGAAACCGAGTACATCATTGATTTAGCTGTTGCTGCAGTGCAAAATCATGATTGCCAACTCGAATCAGGACACTGGGCGGACTTGGGAACTGGTAGTGGCGCGATCGCACTCGGACTTGCTCAAGCATTACCAAAAGCAACGATTCATGCGGTTGATTGCAGCGCAGCAGCATTAGCAGTAGCACGCCAGAATGCCCAGGCAGTTGGTCTTGCCCATCAAATTCATTTCTATCAAGGTTCTTGGTGGGAGCCTTTAGATTTTAAAGGTCAGCTGAGTGGTGTGGTGTCAAATCCACCCTATATTCCTAGTCAGCTTGTACCACAACTACAACCCGAAGTCGCACTTCACGAACCCTCGTTAGCTCTAAACGGTGGTGATGACGGCTTAGACTGCATTCGCCATTTGGTAGCAACATCTGCTGACTACCTACAACCTGGTGGTATCTGGCTAATTGAGATGATGGCAGGACAAGCTGAGGTTGTTGCTGCACTCTTGCAAAGTCACGGCAGCTACTGCGATATTGAAATTTATCCCGATCTTGCAGGTATTGAACGATTTGCTTTAGCCTACCGCAGGGGTGAGGAGTGAGGGGTGAGTCATGAGTGACTTGTGCATAAGTTTTGAGTTTTGAATGTTGAGTTTTGAGTTAAAACTTCTTCAATTAACAATTGAACTCTCATAATTCAGCACTGAAGCGAAGCGGGGAAAAGTTATGACTCAAGTTTCTATTACCGAACTCGTAGCTGGGGTACGTTCTGGTTATGTAGTTAGCTTTCCTACAGATACAGTCCCTGCCCTCGCCGCATTGCCAGAAAAGGCAGATTTAATTTTTACATTCAAGCAACGCAGTCAAGATAAACCATTAATTCTCATGGGTGCCCAGGCAAGCGATCTTTGGGGTTTTGTTGCTGAAAGCGACGGAAAAACGCAATGGCAGCAAATCGCTGACTTATACTGGCCTGGAGCATTAACGCTTGTGCTGCCTGCATCAACACGCGTACCTAAACAGGTTAATCCCACTGACCCTAGTACAATTGGATTACGAGTGCCCGCCAACGCGATCGCGCGAAGTATTTTGGCACAAACAGGTCCCTTAGCGACAACAAGCGCTAATTTATCAGGTCAGCCGCCGTTGCAAACAATGGCAGAAATTGCTGCGCAGTTTCCTGATGTCATGACGCTCTCACAATTAGACATTGCAGAAAATAGTCATATCGGTGCTCCTTCTACTGTGGCAAAATGGACAGGTAAAAGTTGGGAGATTTTGCGGCAAGGAGCGGTAGAGTTAGAAGTTTAAGCTTGTATAAAAACGAATGAGCTGGATTAATTGGGTATATCTAGCAACAGGGCTAGGGTTAGGACTGGGAAGTCACAAAGCATTTGCACAACGTGACAAAAAATCGGTTAATGAAGAGAAGTTATTGCAAACGCATCAGCAACTTCCACTCGCGACACCGACTGAATCAGTATTAAAACAACTACGGCAAACTCAGTTAGCATATCAGCTTGCTCAAGAACTTAGTCAGTTCAAAGCTGGCTTTTTAGTACGTACTGCTCACGAACTGCGATCGCCATTAAATAGTCTGATTGGATTGCACCAATTGATTTTATCTGATTTATGCGATAACCCTGCTGAAGAGCGCGAGTTTGTCGCTCAAGCCCAGCAAATGGCACTCAAACTCGTCAAGTTACTTGACGAAATTCTTGATGTTGCCCGCATTGCTAATAACAGCGACACTTTAGAAATTCAGCCATTGCAGTTAACTGCTGCGCTTCAGGAAATTGAGCATCTTACACAGACTTTAGCAGCCAATCGTAATATTAAACTTCAAATATCATCCCTTGATCCTGAAACTTATATTTTGGCAGATCCACAGTGGTTGCGCTTTGTACTGTTAAACTTAGTGGAAACTTGTATCCAAACAATGGAAGCAGGCAGCATTGTCATATCATCTCAACTCATCCCAAATGCTGAATTAGCTTATATTTCCTTCGATGTGCCATTACCAATCGACACTTGGTCTGAATCATTAGATGCAATGCACTTCGAGCAACAAATAAGCTTACAACAAGAAGAAACTCTTTCCCCTGGGTTTAAGCTACTGCTGAATCAGACAGTATTGGAACTTATGCAAGCTAGTCTCAGCTTTTTACCCGTTTCCCCTGTAACAGATATTGAGCCACTAACGCGGATTCAAATTTCTATCCCCCTGGTAATTCCTGAAGCTGAATTTCCTGAGTAGGGAAACCTAACTTTGGTTGGTTGTACAGTACCATCGTGGTATTAGAATTACACTCAAAACCAATTCGTTCGTAAAAGCTCTGCTGGTGAGTTGTCATCAAGTAAACACGTTCTACTCGATTCATGTGTGGATGAGTTAAAACACTTTCCACCAACTTACGCCCTAGCCCAGCACCTCGATAGTCAGGGTGAATCACAACATCCCAAATTGTTGCACGATAAACACCATCTGAAGTTGCTCTAGCAAAACCAATCAGTTTTTCGCCATCCCAGACACTCATCACTGGTTTACTATTACTAATGGCAATACTCAAATCTTCAAGAGTACGATCTTGTGCCCAAAAAGCTGCCACCTGAAATAAATTGTGTAGTTGGTGGAGATTAAGCGGCGATTGGCAATGACCATCTATCGAAATCGAACTATCGCAAAATTGAATGTGGCTGTAGTCCATAGTGTCCTGATTTGAGCTTCGTATATCGTAACGCTTGGTTTATACTTTGCAAAACAAAGTCGTTACTGTGTATAGCCAGTAATCCACAGTAAATTTGCCATAAAGTAAATTTTAAAACTGTTACTAATTAAACGTACTGATATTAATTGGTAATTCGTCATTAAATTAAGAATACTCATTGCCCAACCAAGAACGGAACCGGCTAAGTTGAAATATCGAAAATTGCAACGACACAAAACACAACGAGAATGCCAGCAGATTATCCTCGCGACATGATTGGTTACGGGCGCAAGCCACCACACCCCCAATGGCAAAACCAAGCACGGGTTGCCGTGCAGTTTGTGATTAACTACGAAGAAGGGGGAGAGACTTGCATCTTACACGGCGATCAAGCATCAGAAACATTCCTATCAGAAATTGTTGGCGCAGTTCCTTTAATGGGGTTGCGACACATGAATATGGAGTCAGTCTATGAGTATGGCAGTCGGGCTGGCTTCTGGCGACTGCATCGAATTTTTACTGAACGCAGAATTCCGGTTACTGTCTATGGAATTGCTATGGCACTAGAGCGCAACCCAGAAGCAGTTGCAGCTATGCGCGAAGCTGATTGGGAAATTGCCAGTCATGGCTGGCGTTGGATTGATTATAAGTATTTTGGTGAAGCAGAAGAACGCGAACATCTACACAAAGCGATCGCTATTCACACACAAGTGACAGGTAGTCGTCCTCTAGGTTGGTACACTGGTCGCACGAGTGCTCATACACGCCGATTGGTGGTAGAAGAAGGTGGCTTTCTCTACGACTCAGACAGCTATGCAGATGACTTGCCTTACTGGATACAAGACTATGGCAAACCTCATCTTGTCATTCCATACACCTTGGATAATAATGATATGCGCTTCGCCACAACTCAAGGTTTTAACTCAGGCGATCAGTTTTTTGCCTATCTCCGCGATGCCTTTGATGTTTTGTATGCCGAAGGCGAAACTGCACCCAAAATGATGAATGTAGGATTACATTGCCGCTTAGCAGGACGACCTGGACGTGCAGCTGCCCTAGCTCGTTTTCTAGATTACGTGCAGCAACGCGATCGCGTCTGGCTCTGTCGCCGCATTGATATTGCTCAACATTGGCACCAATATCACAAACCCAGTGATAAATAACTCACGCACCAATTGAGAGTCAATCAGAATCGCTCAAATGGGTGAATTGTTGTCTATGCCACTTGAAGTATCATAGAAATATATTCAAAAGTATATTTCACTACAGAAAATAAATACTATAGTATGAACAACAAACAGTATTCACCCAAAAATAAAACGAGCAGTGCAGCAGAGTTGTGGCAATTGCTGCAAGCCCTATGTCACAGGATCGGATCTTGGATGATTTACAAGTCGGAATATCTACAGCGTAGCAATTCTGCTTATAAAGATCGGTATGCACACAAGGCACGTTTTTACACTTATCTACCATCCGCAGAAGAAGAACGCGATTGGTTAGAATCTCATTACACAAATTAGATGAATTTGATTCGTAATAGGCTATGCCCCGTTACGCTAACGCAGTTATCTGTTTTCTTCTGCACGTCTGCTATATCTTGACGCCACTAACACGAATCAGGTATGTGATCTGAGCTACACTACATAGCTGGTATTTTGCTAAAACTGGGAACGACTCATGTTGAAATACTAGCGGGCACAGATGCCAAATCGGACGCTGAATTTGCAAGGCTTACTCAAGTTATTTCTTCAATCTCACTGCCCACTTTGCCAGCGTCCTACTCCACAAGAATTTTGTCAAGACTGTCATAGACAGCTGCAACGCTGCAAACTTACTAATCATCACTATTTCCAGCAAGAATTACCAGTTTTTGCTTGGGGAGACTATAGAGGTACGCTCAAAAGTGCGATCGCTGCTTTGAAGTACAACAATCAACATCAAATTGCCAAGCCACTGGGTCAATGGTTAGCACAAGCATGGCTCACTTCGCAACCTGACAAAAAATTAGTTGTTGTTCCTGTACCATTACACGCCGACAAGTTAAAAAAGCGGGGCTATAACCAAGCTGAACTACTAGCAGAGAGTTTTTGCGATTTTACTGGATTCGCTTTGCGATCGCATGGTTTAAAACGAATCAAAGCAACAGAGGCACAATTTAGCTTATCTGCATCAGAAAGAGAACAAAATTTAGCAACAGCGTTTTCACTAGGAACAGAATTTCAGCGCCAACGTCCAAAATATCGAGTTCTATTGCTAGATGATATTTATACTACTGGAGCAACAGTACGTTCAGCGGTTCAAACTTTACAAAAACAAGGAATATCTGTGTATGGTGCCGTTGCAATCGCCGCTCCTAGTAGAAATATTCTCAATGATAAAAGTGAGAACAAAGTAATGTAAAGTTTAATATGTTATTTCTCCTGATTAACCTTTATTCTTTGCGTTTGTGCCCTGCAGCAAATTAATGAAAGCATGGGCAATGTATGAAAACGCCACTTATAATAAACCCACCTAAGCCGTTTTGCCGGAATACTGCGCTAAATGATAATAAAAGCTTGTGCAACAAGGTTGAGCCGGATAGTGCTTCCCTTGACGTTGCTTGCAGTGGGAACAAGTTTTGTTCCCTCAGCGATCGCTCAACAAACCAGATTATACAATCCTATTCCTTTGCCTTCTAGTAATCAAGTTTCTGATACGCTCTCAGAACGAGATATTCCTACAGGAGATGGCGGATTTGCCCGCGATTACTTAGTAAGATTCAACCAAGGCGATAATATCGCGATTGATTTAGTATCAGATCAATTTGATACCATTGTTGCCTTGATGTCACCTGAAGGCGCTACGCTTGCAGAAAATGACGATGGTCCTGATGGTACGACAAATTCTTTACTTTTTACTCGCATTACACAAACTGGAAATTACATTGTTCGTGTCCGTTCATTTGGTGAAACTGGTGGAGGAGCATTTACCCTGCGAGTGACAAGACTACGACCGATTTGATGAGTTTTGAGTCCTAAAGAGTTTTGAATTATGTTAGCGTAGCGGTGCCTTAGCACGTTTTGTTAGCGTAGCGGTGCGTTAGCACGTTTTGAATTTTCTTAACTCACCCCTCACTCCTCACCCCTCATAACTCTGCTTTTTAGTGTTGTAGTGCTGTTAGTACACACAATAATAATGCTTCTGTCCATTCTACGACTGCACCGTAGGTATCTCCGGTATGTCCTCCGAGTTTGTGATTGAACCAAGCGCCAGTAAGAAAAGCGATCGCACTTCCACTGATCGCTATCATTACACTACTCATAACGTCATTGTGAAGTAAGATTCTGAAGCTACTCAACCCCAGTAACAACAACAATGCCAGTAAAATGTCGCGTGGGTGTAAAGCAGCTTTATGAAAAGCACCTTTACCTGTTGGTTTTAAGTAAGAATAGCGGGCGATCGCAAGTTGCTGTCCCCAGCGTCCCCAACCACACGCAGCCATCAATGCGAACCAACGATCAGAACTGATCTCACTCAATGCCGCAGTTTTTAGAACTAATAAGGCGATCGCTGCCATAGCCCCAAATGCTCCGGTAGCACTATCTGCCATCACCTGTAACCTTTTTTGCGGATCTTGTACAGCTAGCCCATCAGCAGTATCCATTGCCCCATCTAAGTGGAGTCCACCAGTCAGAGCAATCCAGCTGATGATAACTAATACACTACGTGTGAGCATAGGTATGCCAACAAAGTTCAATCCTGTATCCAAGAGTCCTAAAACTCCTCCAATAACTAGTCCTACTAGCGCTACATATCGAGATACACCACAGAACTCTAGCGTCGTCGCAAAAGGTATAGGAAGACAAGTATAAAAAACGAAGGCAGCTGCTAAATCAAACCGTAGTTGATTCCACCATTGTTTATCCACCGCAGCTATCCATCAAAACAAATTGCAGAAAAATAAATAAAAAATCAGACATCAGCAGCAGGATCGCTGCACAAAACTTGAGATAAGATTGACAGGGACAGAGCATTAATTGTCTGTTCTTTCTGTCATCTTACCTTTTCTATGCCTCTCTAACTGAGCTTCTACCTTATTTATCTGCCAACTTACATTTTTAGAGGTAGTTTGTTCTTAAAATATTTCAACCAAGGACACAATCTACGCCTAATCTATATAGAATTCATAGGTATCTCAATGTATAGCGTCAGCAGAAAGTTATTTAACTAGTACACTACTTGTTCAGGAAAGCACTTCCCCTTTCGTTTGTATTCTCTGTAATTGCTAAAAGGCTGTTTGATTATGAATCACCATAGCTCCGACACTGGGTTGCCAGCACCGTGCATTATTCACACTGGTATAGTCGTCAACAAGATAGATATGCGGAGACTGCTGGCTGATTTAGGTCGCGTCCGCTATTTGCATATTCAGGAAGGTAAAATACAAAGCGAGGGCGAGGGAGATGTGGTAGAGGTGATTGCTAACCCAAGTCAGTCTACAATTGTAGCCAATCAAGCCCTATATCTAAACGTTTATAGTTTTGATTATGTAGAACTACAACAGTCACCACAACAAGAAACTTATTTTGATTTAATCCAAGATAGCCGATGCTTGC of Gloeocapsopsis sp. IPPAS B-1203 contains these proteins:
- a CDS encoding alpha/beta hydrolase encodes the protein MATIEILGVPHAYELTTPIAGSSHALVFIHGWLLSRGYWQPIIEQLSSDFQCLAYDLRGFGQSQINHVSRESPPQENISNLVPYSCYTAAAYAQDLVVLLEKLNITSAWLIGHSLGGSIALWAAQQLPDRIKGVICVNAGGGIYLKEAFDQFRSWGSRLIKYRPRWLCYLPLLDLLFTRANVVQAIAPAWGRQRLIDFVIAHPEAALGSLLDSTTEAEINLLPKVVSQLQQPVYFITGDKDQIMEPKYVRHLASFHPLFQACGNNVIEIPHCGHLAMVEHPQTVAHQICLLLEQHKSSRG
- a CDS encoding pre-peptidase, yielding MIIKACATRLSRIVLPLTLLAVGTSFVPSAIAQQTRLYNPIPLPSSNQVSDTLSERDIPTGDGGFARDYLVRFNQGDNIAIDLVSDQFDTIVALMSPEGATLAENDDGPDGTTNSLLFTRITQTGNYIVRVRSFGETGGGAFTLRVTRLRPI
- the puuE gene encoding allantoinase PuuE; this translates as MPADYPRDMIGYGRKPPHPQWQNQARVAVQFVINYEEGGETCILHGDQASETFLSEIVGAVPLMGLRHMNMESVYEYGSRAGFWRLHRIFTERRIPVTVYGIAMALERNPEAVAAMREADWEIASHGWRWIDYKYFGEAEEREHLHKAIAIHTQVTGSRPLGWYTGRTSAHTRRLVVEEGGFLYDSDSYADDLPYWIQDYGKPHLVIPYTLDNNDMRFATTQGFNSGDQFFAYLRDAFDVLYAEGETAPKMMNVGLHCRLAGRPGRAAALARFLDYVQQRDRVWLCRRIDIAQHWHQYHKPSDK
- the prmC gene encoding peptide chain release factor N(5)-glutamine methyltransferase, with the translated sequence MSQLSWKLCESGGTPARKFPLLTSGLALWQWRSAAQKAALAANVPVTEVDWLLQEVAGLDRLSLRLESFKNLPQIPLQLSLEELEDLWQRRINEHLPVQYITGVTPWRHFKLAVSPAVLIPRPETEYIIDLAVAAVQNHDCQLESGHWADLGTGSGAIALGLAQALPKATIHAVDCSAAALAVARQNAQAVGLAHQIHFYQGSWWEPLDFKGQLSGVVSNPPYIPSQLVPQLQPEVALHEPSLALNGGDDGLDCIRHLVATSADYLQPGGIWLIEMMAGQAEVVAALLQSHGSYCDIEIYPDLAGIERFALAYRRGEE
- a CDS encoding ComF family protein; protein product: MPNRTLNLQGLLKLFLQSHCPLCQRPTPQEFCQDCHRQLQRCKLTNHHYFQQELPVFAWGDYRGTLKSAIAALKYNNQHQIAKPLGQWLAQAWLTSQPDKKLVVVPVPLHADKLKKRGYNQAELLAESFCDFTGFALRSHGLKRIKATEAQFSLSASEREQNLATAFSLGTEFQRQRPKYRVLLLDDIYTTGATVRSAVQTLQKQGISVYGAVAIAAPSRNILNDKSENKVM
- a CDS encoding L-threonylcarbamoyladenylate synthase translates to MTQVSITELVAGVRSGYVVSFPTDTVPALAALPEKADLIFTFKQRSQDKPLILMGAQASDLWGFVAESDGKTQWQQIADLYWPGALTLVLPASTRVPKQVNPTDPSTIGLRVPANAIARSILAQTGPLATTSANLSGQPPLQTMAEIAAQFPDVMTLSQLDIAENSHIGAPSTVAKWTGKSWEILRQGAVELEV
- a CDS encoding GNAT family N-acetyltransferase, producing MGFWKSWFSGSELTAGTKTTADEEYAIATASVAPSSDRPEKSGEGDRIIFSSEREIDLYELEELCDAVGWSRRPLRKVKKAMQHSFLVASMWEVRGTQRRLIGFARATSDHAFNATIWDVVVHPSFQGKGLGKALMKYTIKKLRSEDISNITLFADPHVVDFYRSLGFMSDPEGIKGMFWYPS
- a CDS encoding HAMP domain-containing sensor histidine kinase gives rise to the protein MSWINWVYLATGLGLGLGSHKAFAQRDKKSVNEEKLLQTHQQLPLATPTESVLKQLRQTQLAYQLAQELSQFKAGFLVRTAHELRSPLNSLIGLHQLILSDLCDNPAEEREFVAQAQQMALKLVKLLDEILDVARIANNSDTLEIQPLQLTAALQEIEHLTQTLAANRNIKLQISSLDPETYILADPQWLRFVLLNLVETCIQTMEAGSIVISSQLIPNAELAYISFDVPLPIDTWSESLDAMHFEQQISLQQEETLSPGFKLLLNQTVLELMQASLSFLPVSPVTDIEPLTRIQISIPLVIPEAEFPE
- a CDS encoding Tic22 family protein, which encodes MKSIFRWGAALGILGSAIMGSTLTGNLRALALPQEQILQKLGSVPVFTITDSQGAPLVATPPQNAQNQNQQAQSPVAGVFISQKDAQAFVNNLKKTNPQLGNTVRVVPVPLGEVYKLEQANQNQPNSLDIAYIPAKQQFDAALTLLRQGGSNSELRKACEQNKRQLEDCVGTPLFVARAGKERGYLTMKINRPQANNQQAEVEVIPFYFNKEELQGMLDRFKKQQPELASTVDIQVLNLEGMLEILKTRNDEGVQQIVLVPPQESIQYVRSLQQPAAGGQNQAQPQRPAPQQAAPQRR
- the cobS gene encoding adenosylcobinamide-GDP ribazoletransferase, producing the protein MDKQWWNQLRFDLAAAFVFYTCLPIPFATTLEFCGVSRYVALVGLVIGGVLGLLDTGLNFVGIPMLTRSVLVIISWIALTGGLHLDGAMDTADGLAVQDPQKRLQVMADSATGAFGAMAAIALLVLKTAALSEISSDRWFALMAACGWGRWGQQLAIARYSYLKPTGKGAFHKAALHPRDILLALLLLLGLSSFRILLHNDVMSSVMIAISGSAIAFLTGAWFNHKLGGHTGDTYGAVVEWTEALLLCVLTALQH
- a CDS encoding GNAT family N-acetyltransferase, translating into MDYSHIQFCDSSISIDGHCQSPLNLHQLHNLFQVAAFWAQDRTLEDLSIAISNSKPVMSVWDGEKLIGFARATSDGVYRATIWDVVIHPDYRGAGLGRKLVESVLTHPHMNRVERVYLMTTHQQSFYERIGFECNSNTTMVLYNQPKLGFPTQEIQLQELPGG